One stretch of Zingiber officinale cultivar Zhangliang chromosome 6B, Zo_v1.1, whole genome shotgun sequence DNA includes these proteins:
- the LOC121989604 gene encoding transcription factor TCP24-like, protein MEVEENNQGCKRTRVVAGNGNIAAKIGHKEHQEEDEEDGEKKGRGVAASRIPPWQQQPSSRIFRVSRATGGKDRHSKVYTAKGLRDRRVRLSVSTAIQFYDLQDRLGYDQPSKAIEWLIKAAAAAINELPPLDAFPKLRLPDGEDAMKTDPDVEPSYNHSHQQQHPSTKSGCSSTSDTSKGSVLSLSRSESLIMARERAREPASKDKEKDRDDGSRIVVSAHQKLNPQTSFTQLLTGGGSRHGGNNDATAAATVGDHSSHNCIQKQVSTADYFGNAVLFPQSQKSQQLPSGFSNHSHLGNISPMGMLPFNIAGNGDHQEMQQFSFLQDHYFPVSAVAATGDYNLNFSISSSGLVGFNRGTLQSNSPAQLPQQDSHSQNHLQRLSSPVDGSNLQFFFGAGAGSATPNADDQFPAGFDGRLQLYYGEGYRQSSLKGKGKS, encoded by the coding sequence ATGGAAGTGGAGGAGAATAACCAAGGCTGTAAGAGGACACGGGTGGTGGCGGGCAACGGCAACATAGCCGCCAAGATAGGGCACAAAGAGCACCAGGAAGAGGACGAAGAGGACGGCGAGAAGAAGGGCAGAGGAGTCGCCGCTAGCCGCATCCCTCCATGGCAGCAGCAGCCGTCGTCGAGGATCTTCCGGGTCTCGCGGGCCACTGGCGGGAAGGATCGACACAGCAAGGTCTACACGGCGAAGGGCCTTCGAGACCGGCGAGTGCGCCTTTCCGTCTCCACTGCCATCCAGTTCTATGACCTCCAAGACCGCCTCGGTTACGACCAGCCGAGCAAGGCTATCGAGTGGCTGATTAAGGCTGCGGCGGCCGCTATCAATGAGCTACCTCCCCTCGATGCCTTCCCGAAGTTGCGTCTTCCCGACGGGGAAGACGCCATGAAGACGGATCCTGATGTGGAGCCCAGCTACAACCATAGCCACCAGCAGCAGCATCCGTCGACCAAATCGGGGTGCAGCAGTACCTCGGACACCAGCAAAGGCTCGGTCTTGTCACTCTCGCGCTCCGAGAGCCTCATCATGGCCCGAGAGCGGGCTCGAGAGCCAGCGTCCAAGGATAAAGAGAAGGATAGAGATGACGGAAGCCGCATCGTTGTCTCCGCCCACCAGAAACTGAACCCTCAGACCTCTTTTACGCAGCTTCTCACTGGCGGTGGCAGCCGCCATGGGGGAAACAATGACGCAACCGCTGCCGCCACAGTTGGCGATCATTCCAGTCACAATTGCATTCAAAAGCAAGTATCAACGGCCGATTACTTTGGCAATGCTGTTCTCTTCCCCCAATCTCAGAAGAGTCAGCAGCTGCCTTCAGGGTTTTCCAACCACTCTCACTTGGGAAACATCTCTCCCATGGGAATGCTGCCTTTTAACATTGCAGGCAACGGGGACCACCAAGAGATGCAGCAGTTCTCTTTCTTGCAAGACCATTACTTCCCAGTCTCCGCGGTGGCGGCGACAGGGGACTACAACCTTAACTTTTCAATTTCGTCATCTGGTCTTGTGGGTTTCAACAGGGGGACCCTTCAGTCCAACTCACCAGCTCAGTTGCCTCAGCAGGACAGCCACAGTCAAAACCACCTACAGAGGCTCTCTTCCCCGGTTGACGGTTCGAACCTCCAGTTCTTCTTCGGCGCTGGGGCAGGCTCGGCTACTCCTAATGCTGATGATCAATTTCCAGCTGGGTTCGACGGCCGTCTGCAGCTATATTATGGCGAAGGTTATCGGCAATCGAGCCTGAAGGGAAAAGGAAAGAGCTGA